The Torulaspora globosa chromosome 8, complete sequence genome segment TGAGAAATCCTGTACGAGCCATTCTACAACGCACAGCTACATGGGACCTCTCCTCCGAATGCTGTGGTGAATAAGAATACTTTCTTTGAGCTCGACGAAGCAAAAGATGCTGGACAACTGGATCCATCATTTAGTGGTTTTTTACCAGAGGCCGCGTCAAATCCATGAGTCTTTCAGGAAGCATATTTCTGGTGTCTCGCCCGACAGGCAGTCATGGCTAGCTCAGCTGAGCAAGCGCTTCCGCCGACGTAAGCGTAAGGTCCAGCAGGCCGAATATATTaagctctttctcagcatGTGGCCACAGGAAACGGCGGGCTAAAACAGTTCGTCAACGTTTTAATGGGAAAGTTCTGACCTGCAAAGGACCAGGCAGTAGGTCGAATCGGGTACGGTAAAGTTAATATAAGCCACAGCGTACGTTCATCACAGAGCAGCAATCTTTTATATCTCGGCAACAAATTAGTCTCAATTTAATGGGAAAGACTGGCGATTAGATCGCCACGCCACTTGTGGCTTGCAACTCTTTACTGCTTGTTTTTTGTTCTAATATAGCTCTGAGATTTAAAAGCTAAATAAATCATCTTGAATGCAAGAACTCACTGGTATAGTGGAAACAATAATCCGACCATCTGCATCATCACTTTGCTGCTGGCTTCTGGCTCTTTGTTCATGACAACACATTCGAAAAGTGGCAAAGCACAATCATCTCTTGAACGGTCATTATCCTTATTGAGAAATCATCAGTAACATCTCAATGGCAATGACCTCGTCGTCGTTTCCATTAGGATCAGCTTGTTCGCTGATGTGCTCTGTTCGCCAAGAAACGTTGCCCCAGTAGTTCTAGTAAAACTGGCGAGAAAAGCAGACCTAGCAGTTCTGGCAAGTTTACTAGCTACATATGCTCCCAGCATGGTCTTTGTCCATATTCCCCGAAGGAAAAAGAATATCCTTGGTGGAATCTTCATAGTGGTGTGCCTATACTGGGTGCTGCTGCAGCGAGCACTGTTCAAAGATCGATTGACAAACGGTGTGAACCATTTCTGCTTGCAATCTTTGGAAAGATTGGAAGAGCGTCCTGTTAAGTGGCCGACAATTCCTGAGCCTAATGGTAGGATTGGCGACGATGTTATTGAGACTCTGCTAGATCTACGGGATTACGAGAAATGTGTCATGTTTAATCCTGCCTTGGATTATGATCGTTTGAAGATAGTTCAAAAGGGCCTATTCCCTTATTTGAACCTAGACTTACTCTACGCggacgagaagaaattttGGCCAGTGTATTCGAGGTGGGATGGTCAGTCAGTTCAGGGCTTCATGCCTAGGTTCTCTGAGGATGAGAATAAGTTCCTTGGTTTCTCGAAGATAAAGTACGATCAAAGACTATCATTCTGGGGGAATTGGCACAGGAATATTATGCAGCCGGCATCAAGAGGCATTGTCATCAGTGCGGGAGCTGGGCAGGTTGAAGACTGTGCCAGATTAGTGAAAGTGTTAAGACATCTGGGCAACAGACTGCCCATCGAAATTGTGCATAGGGGCGATCTTTCAGTGGACGAGCAGAGGcaaattttccaaattTCCACAGAAGAGGCTTCATCTCATTTTCCAGCACAAGATCTGTGGTTTTTAGACGTTTCAAGCATGTTGAATCCAGTGTATGCTAAGCGTTTTAAAAGCTTCAGTAATAAGTGGCTGGCTGTAGTCTTTTCGACGTTCCAAAATCCTGTCTTGCTGGACGCAGATACCATACCATTCACTTCACTGGATTTATACTACAACTTCCATCAATTCAAAACAACGGGTgcagttttcttcaaagacaggAAAGTAAATTCAGATCTCTTGGATAAAGAACAGTTGGACACGCTAAAAAGGATATTCCTCAACCTCACCGATATTACACCAATAGAAAATGAATCAACTGAGAGCATGAAAGATAAGTTAAAAGCTTCATTTAACGATGATATTGCCGCCGAGACAGTCTACAATATGATAGTTAAGGGCCAGAAACATCACATGGAAAGCGGATTGGTCCTTATCGATAAGACACAACATTTGACCAACCTTCTGGCTTCCATAGCTTTACAGTTTTCATCCGTTAGTGGCTACTTCCATGGTGATAAAGAATGGTTTTGGATagctcaagctcttcaaaaacagTCTTTTACCCTTCATCCGAAAGAGGCTTCTAACGTTGGAAAGCTTGGAAGGGTGGTCTCTGACGAGAAGGGTGAGTTTTATCAGCTCTGTTCGGTTCAACTCTCGCATACTGATGTCGACGGAAGCCTTCTATGGGTCAATGGCGGACTGAGAACATGTAAAAAAGACTCCTGGACCTCCGATTATAGAGATAATAGGCGAATTTCGTCTATGTTTGATAGTGAGGAAGCAGTACGAGAGTACTATCAATCCCCAGTACAGCTAGAGGCCGCTATTATCCCTGACGCGGAGATCAAGCCATGGATAATGACAGGGGAGTGTGCGATGTTTACGTACTGCACTTTGTACAGGGAAGGAGAGTTTGGAGAAGTTATAAAATTTAACGAGACTCAGAAGAACGCTTATAGGGAGATTGTCCGCGTCTGGAATTCAGTTATTCATAGCACTGAAGGTCCAAGCTCTGTCATATAGATATGCGCAGCATGATTTACGGACGCAGTAGGCATATCGGGTAATTTGTGACGTACGAATTCGAGCTTCTTGTCCTCACCGGAGCAAATGGACCGCTGTTATTTGATATTTTTATTTCCAACTAATTTATTATCAGAGTACAAAATGTTATATGATGACAAGTTTGAAGTCAAAATTTAATCTAGAGGCCTCAAAATTTCAAGGTTAGCattttgattttgagagTCCAACATTACTAAGATATAT includes the following:
- a CDS encoding alpha-mannosyltransferase yields the protein MVFVHIPRRKKNILGGIFIVVCLYWVLLQRALFKDRLTNGVNHFCLQSLERLEERPVKWPTIPEPNGRIGDDVIETLLDLRDYEKCVMFNPALDYDRLKIVQKGLFPYLNLDLLYADEKKFWPVYSRWDGQSVQGFMPRFSEDENKFLGFSKIKYDQRLSFWGNWHRNIMQPASRGIVISAGAGQVEDCARLVKVLRHLGNRLPIEIVHRGDLSVDEQRQIFQISTEEASSHFPAQDLWFLDVSSMLNPVYAKRFKSFSNKWLAVVFSTFQNPVLLDADTIPFTSLDLYYNFHQFKTTGAVFFKDRKVNSDLLDKEQLDTLKRIFLNLTDITPIENESTESMKDKLKASFNDDIAAETVYNMIVKGQKHHMESGLVLIDKTQHLTNLLASIALQFSSVSGYFHGDKEWFWIAQALQKQSFTLHPKEASNVGKLGRVVSDEKGEFYQLCSVQLSHTDVDGSLLWVNGGLRTCKKDSWTSDYRDNRRISSMFDSEEAVREYYQSPVQLEAAIIPDAEIKPWIMTGECAMFTYCTLYREGEFGEVIKFNETQKNAYREIVRVWNSVIHSTEGPSSVI